The Anopheles coluzzii chromosome 2, AcolN3, whole genome shotgun sequence genome window below encodes:
- the LOC120952560 gene encoding uncharacterized protein LOC120952560 produces MWQRQLDVLLISLAVRQGWLVLIPTLPDVKLSIRCLKHHHERHWGPFLEERVNVTSGAALQVRYHLSTEAILNCRVGMLKDKTVMWIRRTTDKVSLLTVGNNTYSGDPRIKVKFQYPNNWRLHINPIKSDDAGLYMCQVSTHPPRVFATNLTVLEPAVRIVDEMGYEFSDRYYKLGSTIEISCQVSTSYLATLPPSPKSAGQQQRSKTSPVGAPANTLDETAKTGSKATKDDNKLSDSTERGLISWTKDGAKLPKDVKMSFSGTKQWLISRISILQANRVHNGVYNCTVAGKQSQAAQVQVLNGTYA; encoded by the exons ATGTGGCAACGACAGTTGGACGTTCTGTTGATATCGCTGGCAGTCAGGCAGGGCTGGTTAG TACTAATACCTACATTACCTGATGTCAAATTGTCGATTCGATGCCTTAAGCATCATCATGAGCGTCACTGGGGTCCTTTTCTCGAGGAACGGGTCAACGTGACTTCCGGGGCGGCCTTGCAGGTTCGATATCATTTATCAACGGAGGCTATCCTCAACTGTAGGGTAGGCATGCTTAAAGATAAAACG GTGATGTGGATCCGACGAACCACCGATAAGGTATCGTTGCTCACCGTTGGCAATAATACGTACAGCGGGGACCCGAGGATAAAGGTCAAATTTCAATATCCCAACAATTGGAGGCTACATATCAACCCGATCAAATCCGACGACGCCGGCCTGTACATGTGCCAGGTGTCGACGCATCCGCCACGGGTGTTCGCAACGAATCTGACCGTCTTGG AGCCCGCTGTAAGAATAGTGGACGAGATGGGGTACGAGTTCTCCGATCGGTACTATAAACTAGGCAGCACCATCGAGATATCGTGCCAAGTGTCGACGTCCTATCTGGCTACCCTTCCACCCAGCCCCAAGTCGGCTGGCCAACAACAACGCTCGAAGACTTCCCCCGTCGGTGCACCGGCAAACACGTTGGACGAGACGGCGAAAACAGGCTCCAAAGCCACTAAAGACGATAACAAACTGTCCGACTCGACGGAAAGAGGGTTGATTAGCTGGACCAAGGATGGCGCCAAGCTGCCGAAGGATGTCAAGATGAGTTTTAG TGGCACCAAGCAGTGGCTCATCAGCCGGATATCGATTCTGCAGGCAAATCGTGTCCACAATGGCGTCTACAACTGCACCGTCGCCGGCAAGCAGAGCCAGGCGGCCCAGGTTCAGGTCCTGAACGGTACGTATGCGTAA